In a single window of the Dreissena polymorpha isolate Duluth1 chromosome 3, UMN_Dpol_1.0, whole genome shotgun sequence genome:
- the LOC127871838 gene encoding alpha-(1,6)-fucosyltransferase-like isoform X1, with amino-acid sequence MPPLLIHQDNKTFYHTQVNFNLKSKLTDKEYSSEWFCKRCKPMMKNDQSRLANAVDGDVDWRKREALRLTDLVQRRLDYLQNPTDCDKAKKIVCNPGKACGCGCRLHHVTYCLIMAYATQRTLILHSEDLGYAFQGWESVFLSISKTCRSTVGQTTTRWGPNSMTDDSQVIELPTLDNLSPRPSFLPLAIPEDIADRLTRVHGDPSAWWVGQFVTYLTRPNAMMRKFLNESKEKLGFVNPIVGVHVRRTDKIGTEAKFHSIDEYMRYANEWFDIYQKQHPGVQRRVYLASDDPGVLHEAKQKYPNYTFVSDNEVSRTAGLGDRFTNASLHGIILDIYLLSRCDFIVCTFSSNVCRVSYELMMPLHGDPSIRFKSLDDLYYFHGQNAHNVLAIEDHQSRHDGEISFNVGDIVGVAGNHWDGYSMGTHVKTGRSGLFPSYKFVNIIERVKMPTYHEEPDL; translated from the exons atgccgcCCCTGCTTATACATCAAGATAACAAAACGTTTTATCATACACAAGTCAACTTCAATTTAAAATCTAAATTAACCGATAAGGAATATTCGAGTGAGTGGTTTTGTAAGAGATGTAAACC GATGATGAAGAATGACCAGAGCAGACTGGCAAATGCGGTGGATGGTGATGTGGACTGGCGCAAGAGGGAGGCGCTCAGACTCACTGACCTTGTACAGAGGAGGCTTGATTATCTTCAG AATCCTACGGATTGTGACAAGGCAAAGAAAATTGTCTGCAATCCTGGTAAGGCGTGTGGCTGCGGGTGCAGACTGCATCATGTGACCTACTGCCTGATCATGGCGTACGCCACCCAGCGCACGCTCATCTTGCACTCGGAGGATTTGGGGTACGCTTTCCAGGGCTGGGAGTCTGTATTCTTGTCAATCAGCAAGACATGCCGCTCCACCGTCGGTCAAACGACCACTCGCTGGGGAC CGAATTCTATGACGGATGATTCGCAAGTCATCGAGCTTCCTACATTGGACAATTTGTCTCCGCGCCCAAGTTTTTTACCGCTAGCGATACCAGAGGACATCGCTGATCGCTTGACCCGTGTTCACGGTGACCCTTCGGCCTGGTGGGTAGGTCAGTTTGTGACCTACTTGACCAGACCAAATGCCATGATGCGGAAATTTTTGAATGAGAGCAAAGAAAAGCTGGGCTTTGTTAACCCTATTGTTGG AGTGCACGTGAGACGGACAGACAAGATCGGTACGGAGGCCAAATTTCACAGCATTGATGAGTACATGCGTTATGCCAACGAGTGGTTCGATATTTACCAGAAGCAGCACCCTGGAGTCCAGAGGAGGGTGTACCTGGCGTCAGACGATCCAGGGGTACTGCATGAGGCTAAACAGAA ATACCCAAACTACACCTTTGTGAGCGACAACGAGGTCTCAAGGACGGCAGGCCTGGGCGATCGTTTCACGAATGCCTCCTTACATGGTATTATCCTCGACATTTACCTGCTGTCGCGATGCGATTTCATCGTCTGTACCTTCTCATCAAAT GTTTGCAGAGTTTCATACGAGCTGATGATGCCACTACACGGGGACCCCTCAATACGGTTCAAGTCTCTCGACGACTTATATTACTTCCACGGACAGAACGCACACAATGTGCTGGCGATTGAGGATCACCAGAGTCGACACGATGGAGAGATCAGCTTTAATGTTGGGGACATTGTCGGCGTGGCGGGAAATCATTGGGACGGGTATTCCATGGGTACACACGTGAAGACGGGAAGGTCAGGTCTGTTCCCGTCATATAAGTTTGTGAATATAATTGAGCGTGTAAAGATGCCTACATATCATGAAGAACCTGATTTGTGA
- the LOC127871838 gene encoding alpha-(1,6)-fucosyltransferase-like isoform X2 produces the protein MMKNDQSRLANAVDGDVDWRKREALRLTDLVQRRLDYLQNPTDCDKAKKIVCNPGKACGCGCRLHHVTYCLIMAYATQRTLILHSEDLGYAFQGWESVFLSISKTCRSTVGQTTTRWGPNSMTDDSQVIELPTLDNLSPRPSFLPLAIPEDIADRLTRVHGDPSAWWVGQFVTYLTRPNAMMRKFLNESKEKLGFVNPIVGVHVRRTDKIGTEAKFHSIDEYMRYANEWFDIYQKQHPGVQRRVYLASDDPGVLHEAKQKYPNYTFVSDNEVSRTAGLGDRFTNASLHGIILDIYLLSRCDFIVCTFSSNVCRVSYELMMPLHGDPSIRFKSLDDLYYFHGQNAHNVLAIEDHQSRHDGEISFNVGDIVGVAGNHWDGYSMGTHVKTGRSGLFPSYKFVNIIERVKMPTYHEEPDL, from the exons ATGATGAAGAATGACCAGAGCAGACTGGCAAATGCGGTGGATGGTGATGTGGACTGGCGCAAGAGGGAGGCGCTCAGACTCACTGACCTTGTACAGAGGAGGCTTGATTATCTTCAG AATCCTACGGATTGTGACAAGGCAAAGAAAATTGTCTGCAATCCTGGTAAGGCGTGTGGCTGCGGGTGCAGACTGCATCATGTGACCTACTGCCTGATCATGGCGTACGCCACCCAGCGCACGCTCATCTTGCACTCGGAGGATTTGGGGTACGCTTTCCAGGGCTGGGAGTCTGTATTCTTGTCAATCAGCAAGACATGCCGCTCCACCGTCGGTCAAACGACCACTCGCTGGGGAC CGAATTCTATGACGGATGATTCGCAAGTCATCGAGCTTCCTACATTGGACAATTTGTCTCCGCGCCCAAGTTTTTTACCGCTAGCGATACCAGAGGACATCGCTGATCGCTTGACCCGTGTTCACGGTGACCCTTCGGCCTGGTGGGTAGGTCAGTTTGTGACCTACTTGACCAGACCAAATGCCATGATGCGGAAATTTTTGAATGAGAGCAAAGAAAAGCTGGGCTTTGTTAACCCTATTGTTGG AGTGCACGTGAGACGGACAGACAAGATCGGTACGGAGGCCAAATTTCACAGCATTGATGAGTACATGCGTTATGCCAACGAGTGGTTCGATATTTACCAGAAGCAGCACCCTGGAGTCCAGAGGAGGGTGTACCTGGCGTCAGACGATCCAGGGGTACTGCATGAGGCTAAACAGAA ATACCCAAACTACACCTTTGTGAGCGACAACGAGGTCTCAAGGACGGCAGGCCTGGGCGATCGTTTCACGAATGCCTCCTTACATGGTATTATCCTCGACATTTACCTGCTGTCGCGATGCGATTTCATCGTCTGTACCTTCTCATCAAAT GTTTGCAGAGTTTCATACGAGCTGATGATGCCACTACACGGGGACCCCTCAATACGGTTCAAGTCTCTCGACGACTTATATTACTTCCACGGACAGAACGCACACAATGTGCTGGCGATTGAGGATCACCAGAGTCGACACGATGGAGAGATCAGCTTTAATGTTGGGGACATTGTCGGCGTGGCGGGAAATCATTGGGACGGGTATTCCATGGGTACACACGTGAAGACGGGAAGGTCAGGTCTGTTCCCGTCATATAAGTTTGTGAATATAATTGAGCGTGTAAAGATGCCTACATATCATGAAGAACCTGATTTGTGA